One Perca flavescens isolate YP-PL-M2 chromosome 5, PFLA_1.0, whole genome shotgun sequence genomic window, TCCATGTACCTTTAATTTTTTACTCAGAATGTTAAGTGAATGTAAGAGACCAATTTCATGGGCATTTTGGAAGTCGTCAATTATTGTTTGAATGGTACTCGCTGGTAACAATAGCTTAGCTTGTAATTTCAAGTAAAGAAGTGTAAGGTTGTGTAAAAAGAGGGCATCATCCACAGCAAATGGCACTTCTAGCTCATGTTGTTCCTCTGAAATGTCTGAACATGACTGACCAGGCTCAGGCTGACCCAAAGGCTCTGTGGGAACAGACTTTTCTAGTACCGAATCATCTAGATCCTCTACACCTCCACTTGTATGCTTCCTGGAAACATGTGAGGCAAAACTGGAAGCAATTGTAAAGCTGCAGTTGCAGCCTCTAAATGGGCATTTGATTTCCAACCCTTCTTGTAAATGTGCCTTCAAATGCTTTACAAGGGAAGTTATAGTGCCACACTTGAATGCACAGGGCTGAGACACACACTTTAAGAGTGTGCCAGTTGGCTTGAAATGCCACTGGGAAGATCCTGTAGCTTTGTGGTCTCTATATATATGAGTTTTTAAAACAATCACTTTGCTGTACATACAAGTACAGTCAGGAACACCACACTGATACTGATAATTGGGAGTGTTACTGTGCAGCTTTGTGTGGTGAATAAACTGACTAACCGTCTcagacacatgctcacacaaacTAAATTTACAGTGAAACATTGTTCACAAAATGGCGGGGGAAAGGATTTAAATGAACTGGCTAGCAGGAGTATGAAACATGCtgagcgaaaaaaaaaaaaaaaaaaaaaaaaaaaaaaaaaaaaaaataatggcagAAAAAAACGGAGGATTTTGGTAGATAAGTAGATAATGTCTGATAAAACGAGAAAAAGGGACTGGTATCCGAAGTAAAATTATATTAACGTTACAGGTACACTGAACGGACAAGGGGCAACCTGCTATTTCACCACAATGAGGGAGTCTGAGAACGGTGGAGGTCtgctaactagctaacgttgtagctagctagctaacgttatagctagctagctagctagtaagctAGCTATATATATAGCCCTCCGTTGCTCAAGTCCAGGGGGACTGTTAGTATGTCGTtctggataaaagtgtcagcttaataaataaatatatgactGAGCCTGAAAATGTGGTGACAGAGTctgatagctagctagctaaccagcATGAAAGTCAGTCCACTAACGTTAAAAGTTAAACCAAAAAGCAAAGAATTCTTCAGAATACCTATTAAAAGCACCGTGAATTACAATCTACCATATAACTCTATTGCCTTCTTTTACTTATTGACTTTTTGCCTTCAACTTGACGTACCTCGTATCTGGTCGTGTATCTCTCCTGATCGTCTGTGACGTCTGTGACAAAATCCAGAATCCAGTGAGTTTGGCTTCTGACGAAATCGCCCCACAATGCAGTGCGTTTCAAGTGCAATTCAAATTTCACAATAAGATGCTGTACTGTGATAGAGAACATACAGtcttacatttatttcacagtaaaagtctgaatacaatattttattgtgaaataataCTGTTAAATATTGTGAAATCACTGTAATAATTAGTCAATGGCAAATCAGTGACCTAACCTTTCAAAACTTGTCTAGACTTTTTACTCAGCACTTTATTTCCTGAGGAAGATTGGAAAATTATTACTTTAACATGCATTAGGTATAAAAAGCATATATTCAACATAAAATAACCTTTGAAAACCACAAATTATGACTATATAATGCATAATCaaaagatattgaaaaaaaatatattagacTTGACATAAAAAGCAGAGCAGAGAAACCGAACATGGTGGTAAGGAAACACGCCTCCCCATCCAGCCAGCTGCAGATCACTGCACAATACGATCAGATTCAGACACTCTGCTGTAACATGCTTTGACTAAGTAAAGTTGCATACCTGATGTATTTAGCATTACATATTCAAAGCTGTCTGATCAACAGCatttctatgtctgtctgtaagCATTTACATCTTTAATTCGTAGACAAGCAGACACTGCCCATTCTACAACACACAAAGAATAAACTAACCTTAACCAAGACTCTGCCGCTAGGAAACCTGCACAAAATCGTCCTCCACATCAGCAAAGCATTACACATGAACCCAAACAAGCTATTTGCAAAGAGCAAATGTTGCATATAGTATCATATATTTGACAGCCAACAAAGGATGCATAATTATTTCTGTAATTCTTGTGTTATTGTCATTAATGATTGTGCTGAAGTCAAGATGTCAACAATTGTCTGACAGCAACGTTTTTCAAACCTGATACAGTTCCATCATttctgtgcgtgtttgtgccACAGCTACAGCAGACGTTGATTTGTTTTCTAAATCTGGAGACAATTAGTTGTTGGAACAAAAATCAAAATGCCAGAGCTAGTCATAATGTTGGGGTAAGGAAGACCGATTTCAGCTACACAATGGTTTCGACAGGGAGCTGGGAGAAAGAAAATAGAGAGCATGGAATTATACAACAGAGCTCCAATTCTCTCTTtatcttcccctctctctcccacatcTGTAGAACAGATTATTCTAGTGGCAGTAAAGGTGAGATTAACCCCTAATAAAACTCCACATTAACACCTCTCCGCTCTACTGTGTCTGGCTGTCTCTGGTATGACAGACTAGCTGCTGAAAGCCTTGTGGTACACAGTGAAATCATGAAATATCTCCAGGTCATGGAGAAGGGAAGAAGATaaccttttcattttttgtctcaccacacacaccatcacatacCCTGTTCCTTACATCTCTCTTCTATTAGAGGCCctgtgagaaacacacacacacgcctttGCAGTCGGCCCGGTCACTTCCCTTGTGTGAAAGCTGGAACATACAGTGTATTAACAATTCATGGTGCATGTCTTTGAATGCAATGGTCCATGATAAAATAGGTCCACGCAGGCTGAGGGCCACaagcaacacaaaacacactcacaacaTGTAAAGGAGCATGGAAACGGGCAAAAACACAGGTTTATGCAGAAATAAGCAACCACATTCCTGCACGAGGAGTCACACATTCAGGCCACCATGTACATGCCTCTGGGTGTACAAAGATACACAAATCATGACATTCATTTTCTCACACATGctaagacacatacacactttaaaGTCTTGTAAAATGGCAGTGATGGAACCCACCTGTCCATATGGGATCTGATAAACACACCCAGGTCTATCCTGTTTAGTCGAATTAAGTCTCTGGAGCTGTTAACACACGACACCtgccttcctcctctcctttaaCTTCCTGCACACCccatccaacacacacacacacacacacacacacacacacacacacacacacacacacgggttaCCTCTGCCAGTGGTGGAAGTTATCCATCACATTTTTCATTCCCTCTCTCCACGGAGCCCCTCACAATCACCTCATCTCTCCTCATCACATCTGCCAAAACATTTCTCTCACGCCGCAGCGCTGACGTTTCAAACGTTCCCCTTGTAAAAACTACTTCCACTTCACTGTATTGACACTATGTAAAGTTTAAGGGTCAGGCCACTGCCCCAAATCCTAGGTTGACACTTCAGCTTTGTTCACGCTTTCGGACAGAAAATACTCCATTGATAGATATCACGAGACCAGGATGTTGAGTTACTGAAATGAATGATTATCGGTATCATCGATTTGTCTGCCAGTTGTTTTCTCAAATAATTAGTCAAAACATTGTGTAGAAAATGTCTGTTACAATTTCTCAGTGCCAAATGTGACATCTTGAAATTTTCAGTttacaataatttaaaaaaagagaaatgctgAAAATTCTCACATTCGAAAGACTGGGGCAAGTGAAACAATTTATCAGTAATCACAATAGTTAACCACTGTAGTATTTCACCGTTTTGTATAAACTAGCCATTATTCtacttcatttatttttaatattgcagGTAATTTCCAACTATATTTTCTGCAAAGCTTCTGAACAGGTGGAAGGAGCAACAAAAAACTACCAGATGAGAAAAACTAAAGCTGACCAtgcaagtttctttttttttttttttcaacattttggttgttttttttctccaaatgctatACAACTGAATATGAtcagtagtgaactgatcatttattttaattcaaaccatccactttattttttgacaacttggttgaaagaaacccaaatttctgatatagaaaccttttgaaaatgggtcaaatttgaccctatGGACAACAGGACGGTTCAAATAACCAAACTTCAAATTACGACAGGACACTTACAACAATTATGACACTTAACATTTACTGAAGGTCTGACATATGGCTGCAACAAAATCATCTCTCTATGAGATGTATCAAGTCATGCACACTTTGACATTTCTTGACAGGAACtagaatacaaaatacacaaccaAAAACAGAATGAACCAAGAAACAATAGGCACATTTTTGCAAGTTACTGGACAATGTTAACAGTGTTAGGTTGCAGGGCAGATTCTCCCTTTTAAAGTGGAAtaagaaaattggaaaaagagGCACTTTTGTGAAATCATAAATCAACACCCTGTGTCCAACAGGAGCAgctgaaccagaaaacaaatCTTTATTTGAACCAGATCCTGTGAAAAAGGCCAGGAACACAAAGGTTCCATAAGACCGATCTGACAAACACTGGATCAGGGCCGATATTATAGgacacaaaagaagaagaaaaaattaaaaacctaAAAGTACACAAAAATTGTGTACAGATTGCCAAAGGATCTGGACTGGATCTCTGCATGGGATatagatgtaaataaatactaatACTGCAGGCCAAGTATGCAGCGTTCACTGAAAGAGGGTACAATGAGTGATGTTGACCATGACATGGAGAAAGCATTGTGGAGAGATATGGCCCACTCCATTTGTGTCGTCACTGCCAACTTTGCCTCGGTCAAATGATTTGCAATAAATGCTCCTGCCATGACAGAAAActactaaaataataaatgctTATAATAAACGCTTTATTTACTAATGAGCCAGTCAGTTTTATGGGTTTTGGCTGGTATGTGGAATTGAAATGCTCGGTGTTCAGTAAAAATAAGATAAATGAGGCCGACACAAATGGAAACTATGCCTGCTATTTAATTAGTAACCAGTGTTTGCCTGAACAAAGATCTAACTGAAGTCAAATTCATAAAATCAGATTGGGTTTTGTAGAatacaaacattaaaaaggtcccatgacatggtgctttttggatgcttttatatagaccgtagtggtcccctaatactgtatctgaagtctctttcccaaaattcagccttggtgcagaattacagccactagagccagtcccacaatgagctttccttaggatatgccatttctgtgtctgtagctattgaggaggagagaggggggggcaaggtggagggtgggggtgtagcCTTAACCAAaggccactttgctcgtttgaaagccatgatgtctctctctcatgggtgggccaaattctctgggtgggcaaagcagagaaaggggaggtaaccttcctccttatgatctcataaggagcaagattccagatcagcccatcctcataaagttacattttcatgccatgggacctttaaataagcACAGTGAAGGTGTCCAAAACACATGTGATATTATCAAGACTGTATAACAACCAAACAGTGTTTCTGACAAAATTAAATATCCAAAATAAACTGCTTAAACTTGCCGATTTGTAGCTGTATTAAGTTGATTCAATTTGGATTAACCTTTTACAATTGGTGGCATTGGCTGCTGTAGACACCTACTGCAAATCAAGAGAATAATTTCATTTGGTGCTTACTTTGATCACAAAAGTTGTTACGAGGCTTTTGTTAATGTTAGAATACTTTATGAAACCAAGTAGCTATTGTAGAAACTGCAATGTTAACCAACAGTTGAGAAGTTTCGAAAATATCTCCTAGAGGAAAATGTCAATGTATAGCAACCTGAACACTTGAGTTTTGGCAACCAGGTGTGTGCTGCCTTCTAGTGGCTTCGGTACAACACACATCTGATGAAGTACAGTATGACCACAGCGAGGAAAAACTGATGATGTATCTTACAGCCACTAACACAAATGAGGAAGTTTACAATATATTGACTACACCttaaaacaccttttttttttttttattaaaatctaTATTTCAGTGTTACACAGTAAAAAACACTAACCTTTTCTAGCCCTTTCCTCTGGTGTCTTGTTGCCATATATTAGACTATTTTATAGAAACTAGAGGGTTTTAAAGTTATGTATTAATGTTTAACAACAgaagtgtattttttattttatttaaccttttttcCATTCAGCGAtataaaatgacacaaaacacatgaaaattCAGAACAAATAACAATTCAGAACAAATAATTGGGTAAGTTTCTGTTTTCTAAGATGGAAACAAcctaaaaacacaaatgacagGGAAAACTCCCCTACACTTCCATAGTCATAGAAATGATCTGCCCCTGCAGACCTGAAGGCCTCTATCCTCCCGCTTCACTTTACTAACTGTTTGCCATGGACCTGAAGTTCTTCAAAGTTTCCCGCAGCTTCTGTATAACAGCTTCATCCTCTTCCATAGCCTTAGGGCAGACCCGCTTCACTCTGCCGTGCAGATCCTCCAGGCACTTCTGTTGTACAAGAACCACAGGAGCCAATGGGTTGTATTACATTAGGGCTGTAACGTATTGTGTATTCGCATTTCTCACGTCACAGTCCAGTGGTCACGGTCTGGTGCATGCAGAATACACGGTATGTAGATTAATGCACATTATGCAGAATATACCAGAGTTCACATATGCAAGTTCTGCCGGACCCTTTAAGCTGTACGCCATTAGTGTCATTGAACTGAACTGCTGAGGTTAGCACAATAAGCTGGTTGGCGTGCGAGTCAGTCAAACTATGGCGAGCGCAAATAAAAATCTGGAGCTGGAAGGCCTGCCAGCAACGAAGAGAGAGTTGTGTATAAGACAATGGCAGTGCATCGCCTTTGCTCCACCGTTTTGAATTGAAACACATTCAACATGCTAACTCACATTCAAGAGCATTACTCTTATTCGGGACGAGGAAAAAGAAAACCCGTATTTCAAATTGCATAGAATAAGAGATGCTTTCAGTTTTAGTCTATTATGACCTGTTGCCTTTTGGGTAAGCGTGTTCCCACAGTGTAATAAGGACTTGGTTGAACGgtttcttattttcaaactgaaaatattttacCAAAGTTGCCAGTGGGCAAATTGTTACCTCAGTCCACAGAAAGAGGATTTTGTTTGGACATAGACACTTCACTACTGTCCAATcacaataaattaaattaaatgcattTGCGTTGTTTCCCGCTTTACCAAACTCACACAGAACCATGACTCTTAAACCGGTAATGACCGAACCGTGACTTCTGTGtattgtgtacacacacacacacacacacacacacacacacacacacacacacacacacacacacacacacaacacacattaagGTACAGGAATCAGGAGTTGATGCATAAACTGTATAGGTCAGTGTTTCTCAATGGGGTGGTACAGCAGTGTTCAGAGGATGACGGGGGCAATGTAAGCAATATTGTGGAAAGGGGGGCATtgacagtgtttcccacagattagaaagcaatttgtggcACGGAGGGTTTGGGGGGTGAAATACTTATTTTCGTAACAATgaagtatcaaaaactgaggaggacactggatgctgtcctctcctactctttcttcaatgcctaacaaatctCTCTTTCCCAGCGACCCTGTCTTTCTGCTTGAgcagcactggttgaagcctggaaatattgtaaacaaatgaataacataactaattacactggtcggaAATAATCGGtaagggacctggataatggatagggcGGGCGCTGGTCCCAAAAAGGTTGATTACCACTGGTATAGGTGAAGGAAAAACATCTTGATCgtcccctggtggctggctgcagtataggtcataaatcCCACCCCCTCCATGTTAGTGGATGGGACATGGGCCAAACCAACTAATACTAAAAGTatacaacaattttttttgaaaaatatggtgttggtcattttaggtagttctgatcacgctgtttgttcaagtgttaatttttctgataactttgttttttatcagttatttgatgctataaaacaGGGAGAAACGTATTAATTGACAGCTGAGATTGACTTGCAATTGGTCAGGCAGATGTATGTGCGGGACTTCGATACCGCGGCTCCACCACAACTGATATTTCCTCATGTTTTTATCTCTAATCGCTATTGTGTATTTCATACAAtactgtgaattttttttttccattgaaaGCCTCAATATATTAAGTCAATGATGGCTGCAGTCACATCTAAACCGCAGTGAAAAACTTAGGATGTTCCTATATGTTATGTGCTTGTGATGTTTGCACGGGAAAAAAGCTAGATCTACTTATTTTgatacatttgtttgttttcttgctATTGACCTTGCTAACAAATTGAAGTATGCCTGAGATACAGATACTTCCTTGCAGTACAGGGACAGATTTAGAGTTGTAAGAACGTTACCTCTGTGATTGACAAGTGGTTAGTAGCTGTGGTAAATACAGACGCAAGATTGTTGGCTACTGTTCGTCTCTCCTCATTGGTCTCCTGCAGCACTAGGTGGTACCTGAAGAGACAACCACAAGTGTTAAAACTCATAATTTAGACTGACAGAAACCTTGAGGATGTTAAAGCTCACACATGAAGTAATCCATAAGACATAAATATTGTTGAGAGAGATAGATCTCTATCTATCCAtatctctatatctatatatatccaTAACTCACTGTTGTTGCGCTGCCTTCAGTTGTTGCACAGACTCATCATATCCAAAATTAACCTTCTTCTCAAGGTGGTTACGATGATTCTCCACTGACTCCTTCTCTGCCAACCATTCCTGTTCCTCTTGGGCCAGCTcctatacagacacaaacacaggaaaCTACTGATAGTACATGTATGACACAACTGTGCATTTTCTGCTCGTCACCAACACgttaaaatgtttaatcatTCCCGTTTCTCAGCTTTGAAGAGCACAAATGCCATCTTGTCTTAAATGTGGTTAAGTGTGATCGATGTGTGCCAACTGGTGATTGCAGTATGGCATTTCTACCAACATTAAGCAGTCTAAACTATATGGACTATACCTGCATGTTAGAATCCAACCGTTCGTCCAGCTTGCGAATCTGCTCCCTCAAGTGCTTCAGGTCATTGGACTTGTCCAAGATGTTAGAATTCACCTTAAAAgagacacacatttaaaaatgacaaatatgaTTTGAAAGAAAAGACGCACTTTGATAATATTGTGTCAGCATGGGAAAAAGTTAATGGAGCAAAATAATAAGGAATTTGTTACCTGTTCACAAGACTCCTCCAGACTGACTTTCATGTTGGCTAACCGACTGTTCTCCTCCTCCACGTCACTGACCAGCTTTCTCAGGAGCATCTACAACACGGCATAGATCAGAACAAGGACACATAATACTAAAATCTATCACGCAAGACACAAATCTAATTTTCAACGACTTACAATggagtacataaaaaaaaaaaaaaaaaaaaaaaaaaatgctacaaataactgaaaataacCTAAGCATTGGGATAGCAAGGTAGTCTTGTTTGTACTGAATTGAAATCCTTCAAAATATGAAAGACTGCTCCTATGCCGACTCAAAGGTTTGTGTAAACAGGATCATTAGCAGCAATTACCTGTCTCTGGGTTTTATGCTGAACCATGCTGCCGGGTCCATATTCACATGGCCTGATCTCAAAATCGTGACCACCGGCGTTCTCTGCCGACAGTGGTATCAGCTTCAGTTTACGTGCCAGCTTGTGGTACTCTGCTAACTTCAACTCCGCCTGGGATTAGACAGACACAGGAGGGGCGAGGAAACAAGTTAAATCAAAAAGGTCAAAACGTGTACCACTGGATGAAAAACGTCTGCTATTATCAATCTATACCAATTACAACTGGgtagcaaaaaaaacactgacacaaaATATCAGTTTAATTGCAACTATTAAGAAAAATATGTCATATGTCACATACACCATCTTAACAACATTTTGTTTACCATTTCTGCTCCTCCTACTACAGTCaatgtacatacagtacctTGTCATTCACTTTCGCCAGAACAATCTCCTCATTCCACTTGTGCTGTTGAGCATCTTCAAGAGACTTGCTGAGACTGGAGATGGTCTGTTGGAGTTCTCTCTTCTCTCGGTTGATCCTCTCAACATCAGCTGGAGTGAACTTCTGGTTCTGCAGTAGGTGTTGTAGTTCATTTTGCTGATGTTTTAGAGTCTCCAGTTGACTGCCTGCAGaaagggagaggaaaaaaaacatgacatataTGAAATCAGATTCAATCCTCAGTTCTGATTGGAAGGAGATGTTCAAAGTTATTGTAGAAGACCCAATAAGCCCACTTGTGACCACATAACATGGGCAGCCATGTGCTAATTGGAACCTGAATACTGTTTAGTTACTACAGAAGAACAATGTTGCTGAGTGGGAGCTTTCTTTCTACTGCATGGTTACTTACTGACAGTAGGAGACTGAATAtttgcagataaaaaaaaaaaaaaaaagtatggtcTCTGGTggcttattaataaaaaacagaaatgtaaaaaaaaatgtttttccaacaGGGACCAAACTGAGAAAGGCTCTCAGGCAAGACACAAATCCAGTTAACCCATAAGTAGAATCCTTATTATGTTGGTGCTGAGCATGCACAGGCCCATTAAGAACTTGGAAATTCCAGTTACTTTGCATAGTAGTAATTAGCACAGACTGCTAcatggtagggctgggcaatatatatcaatattatatcgatatcgtgatatgagactagatatcgtcttagattttggatatcgtaaaatCATAatatattaaagtgatggtttggagtaatttcaccctagggtcctttgcaccatgacctcgagccaaacacccctgcagaagcttttttcacctgggtctaacattgggagagttagcgtagagtagcattatcagctaaatagcttattagcgcaggtgctaatggacccacgtttgtatctcgtaaatgaccccactaataatgcccgaaataataccaaacttctacactagtacaaataggttatgcactcataaaacgatggattaaAAAGTTtctaagtacaccagaagtttatgaacacttgcctgctggcttctgctctctgttgttgttactgctgccggcagtaagacgagtgcttagggccgtctacaaattacaataccgaaaagagatgcaacaaaaatattttttaatttaactttttttttttaagtaagtgctgtagtataactagcatgAGACAAataataactgagataagtttgaagacattaccttatttaatcattaaattaataaatatttttgttgtatctcttttcggtgtagtaatttgtagacagccctaagcactcctctaactgcaggtagcatcagcagcagctgcagcaacagagagcagaagagagcaggcaagtgttcataaacttctggtgtacttacaaactttccaatccatcgttttatgagtgcataacctatttgtactagtgtagaagtttggtatcatttcgggcattattagtggggtcatttacgagatacaaacgtgggtccattagcccctgcgctaataagctattcagctgataacgctactctacgctaactctcccaatgttagacccaggtgaaaaaagcttctgcaggggtgtttggctcgaggtcatggtgcaaaggaccctagggtgaaattactccgaacatCACTTTAAGTATGGTCTTTTTCTGGTTttgaaggctgcattacagtaaagtgatgtcattttctgaactcagactgttctagctgttctattatttgcctttacacacTTTGTCATAACTCTCATGGTGTAAATAATATTTTGataaagcaccaactgtcaatcCTACAATATTGTCGCAATATCAACATCAAGGTAtatggtcaagaatatcgtggtATTTGGTGTACTCCATATCGCCCCGCCCTACTTCATGGTGACTAATTATTGAGATCCAAACATCATCAGACGCCCACAGGATCCAGTGCATCCTGCCAAAGAACCGGCTGACTGACATGGCCATATTTACCAATGGTCTCCAGCTCATCACTCAGTTCTGAATCTCTGTTCTCCAGTTTGGCTTTAAAGGTTTCCATGCTGCTTCGATAACTCTGGAGATTCTTGAGGTCGGCCTGCAGTGTTatcctttccttccttttgGTCATTAGACGGTCCTTACCAGGAGAAGAAGTCAGAACATTATCTTTCTGATTTAGTGTTGCTCTAAAGTTAAA contains:
- the LOC114555564 gene encoding LOW QUALITY PROTEIN: kinetochore protein NDC80 homolog (The sequence of the model RefSeq protein was modified relative to this genomic sequence to represent the inferred CDS: deleted 1 base in 1 codon), with the protein product MERGRMSRATLASSRSSDQPMRVQDSNRMSMAYTTPKSNVKQPSFGKLNIPKPQSVNSERRTSFFGARTSGASMPRNSTMSGFGGTEKIKDTRPLHDKSYVQQCIRQLHEFLTEQGYPGTLSAKTLQSPSTKEFVKVFEFVYRQLDPNFEMPNLKVEEEVPAMLKALRYPFVLSKSSMYSVGAPHTWPQALGALMWLIDQVKINWSLSKQELLFSDFCEDTDIEEGAEYNKLVLDYTAETYSKFMQGEDTFDDMDELFFNKLKKLYNVDLALLASTEEKYKILSDEVEQLEKDSRTDRLMTKRKERITLQADLKNLQSYRSSMETFKAKLENRDSELSDELETIGSQLETLKHQQNELQHLLQNQKFTPADVERINREKRELQQTISSLSKSLEDAQQHKWNEEIVLAKVNDKAELKLAEYHKLARKLKLIPLSAENAGGHDFEIRPCEYGPGSMVQHKTQRQMLLRKLVSDVEEENSRLANMKVSLEESCEQVNSNILDKSNDLKHLREQIRKLDERLDSNMQELAQEEQEWLAEKESVENHRNHLEKKVNFGYDESVQQLKAAQQQYHLVLQETNEERRTVANNLASVFTTATNHLSITEKCLEDLHGRVKRVCPKAMEEDEAVIQKLRETLKNFRSMANS